A portion of the Candidatus Binataceae bacterium genome contains these proteins:
- the lysA gene encoding diaminopimelate decarboxylase — protein sequence MNYFAYKDNRLFAEEVAISDLAERFGTPLYIYSTRTLRRHFRVMDEAFAGSDHLICYAMKALSNLSVLGLFAAMGAGFDIVSVGELMRCLRAGADPRKIVFSGVGKTEEEIKAAIEAGILMINVESRPELHRVAQVARRIGRRAPVSLRVNPDLDPGTHPHISTGHRDSKFGVPLSQVDEYYAEARALGDLELVGLSTHIGSQITETSPFSEAAAKVAGIVTRLRETGVALRYLDLGGGLGIPYQEEPPPPAEYAAALLGPLRRLGLKIIIEPGRVLVGNAGVLVTRVLYVKETDVKRFIVVDGAMNDLIRPVLYEAYHEILPVERRAGGRMVTADVVGPVCESGDFFAREREIPEPREGDLFAVMSAGAYGFVMASNYNSRPRAAEIMVDGATVHVVRERERFEDLVRGEKLVRLPADGAS from the coding sequence ATGAACTATTTCGCCTATAAGGATAACCGCCTGTTCGCCGAGGAAGTCGCGATTTCCGATCTCGCCGAGCGCTTTGGCACTCCGCTCTACATCTACAGCACGCGCACGCTGCGCCGGCATTTTCGTGTGATGGACGAGGCCTTCGCCGGCAGCGACCATCTGATCTGCTACGCGATGAAAGCGCTCTCCAACCTGAGCGTGCTCGGCCTGTTCGCCGCGATGGGCGCGGGTTTCGATATCGTTTCGGTGGGCGAGCTGATGCGCTGCCTGCGCGCGGGCGCCGACCCGCGCAAGATCGTGTTCTCGGGCGTCGGCAAGACCGAAGAGGAGATCAAGGCGGCGATCGAGGCCGGCATCCTGATGATCAACGTCGAGTCGCGCCCCGAGCTGCATCGTGTGGCCCAGGTCGCGCGGCGGATCGGGCGGCGCGCACCGGTCAGCCTGCGCGTCAATCCCGACCTCGACCCCGGCACCCATCCGCACATCTCCACGGGCCATCGCGACAGCAAGTTCGGCGTGCCGCTGTCGCAGGTTGACGAGTACTACGCAGAGGCGCGCGCTCTCGGCGACCTCGAGCTGGTCGGGCTCAGCACCCATATCGGATCGCAGATAACTGAGACCTCGCCGTTTTCCGAGGCGGCGGCCAAGGTCGCCGGGATCGTAACCCGCTTGCGCGAGACAGGCGTGGCGCTGCGCTATCTCGACCTCGGAGGCGGACTCGGAATCCCCTATCAGGAAGAGCCGCCGCCGCCAGCGGAGTACGCCGCCGCGCTGCTCGGCCCGCTGCGCAGGCTGGGGCTCAAGATCATCATCGAACCCGGCCGGGTGCTGGTCGGCAACGCTGGCGTGCTGGTCACCCGCGTGCTCTACGTCAAGGAAACCGACGTCAAGCGCTTCATCGTAGTCGACGGCGCAATGAACGACCTGATTCGGCCGGTCTTGTACGAGGCTTATCACGAGATACTGCCGGTCGAGCGACGCGCCGGGGGGCGGATGGTCACCGCCGACGTCGTCGGCCCGGTATGCGAGAGCGGCGACTTCTTCGCGCGTGAGCGCGAGATTCCCGAGCCGCGCGAGGGCGATCTGTTCGCGGTGATGAGCGCGGGCGCCTACGGCTTTGTGATGGCGTCAAACTACAATAGCCGCCCGCGTGCCGCCGAGATCATGGTGGACGGCGCGACGGTCCACGTCGTGCGCGAGCGCGAGCGCTTCGAGGACTTGGTGCGCGGCGAGAAGCTGGTGCGCCTGCCGGCGGACGGGGCCTCCTGA
- the dapF gene encoding diaminopimelate epimerase yields the protein MARLKFTKMHGCGNDYIYVVADRVRPADPAALARRLSDRHFGIGGDGLILLAPAKYADVRMEMYNADGSRGDMCGNGIRCVARLHYERCAHPQSPLRIETDAGLKTVALRLDGGGGRVAAATVDMGEPILEGREIPVAADGRIVDYPLEVAGRLWLITAVSMGNPHCVVFIDDEAIFALDDYEFARLGRQFEHHPFFPRRVNTEFILPRARDQLKMRVWERGSGETLACGTGACASLVAAVLTRRAERRATVELRGGRLEIEWRERGEGANHVMMTGEAVEVFSGEVEVGDGELVPVTA from the coding sequence ATGGCGCGCCTGAAGTTCACCAAGATGCACGGCTGCGGCAACGACTATATCTACGTCGTCGCCGACCGCGTGCGTCCCGCCGATCCCGCCGCGCTCGCACGCCGGCTTTCCGATCGGCACTTCGGCATCGGCGGCGACGGGCTGATCCTGCTCGCGCCCGCCAAGTACGCCGACGTGCGGATGGAGATGTACAATGCCGACGGCAGCCGCGGCGACATGTGCGGCAACGGGATCCGATGCGTCGCCCGACTGCACTACGAGCGCTGCGCCCATCCGCAAAGCCCGCTGCGGATCGAGACGGACGCGGGGCTCAAGACCGTCGCACTCAGGCTCGACGGCGGCGGCGGCCGCGTCGCCGCTGCGACCGTGGACATGGGCGAGCCGATCCTGGAAGGACGCGAGATTCCGGTCGCCGCGGACGGGCGCATCGTCGACTATCCGCTTGAAGTTGCCGGGCGCTTGTGGCTGATCACCGCGGTTTCGATGGGCAATCCGCACTGCGTGGTGTTCATTGACGACGAGGCGATCTTCGCGCTCGATGATTACGAGTTCGCTCGCCTCGGCCGCCAGTTCGAGCACCATCCGTTCTTCCCCCGTCGCGTCAATACCGAGTTCATCCTGCCGCGCGCGCGCGACCAGCTTAAGATGCGGGTCTGGGAGCGCGGCTCGGGCGAGACGCTCGCCTGCGGCACCGGCGCCTGTGCCTCGCTGGTCGCCGCCGTGCTGACCCGGCGCGCCGAGCGGCGCGCGACGGTTGAACTGCGCGGCGGGCGGCTGGAGATCGAATGGCGCGAACGAGGCGAGGGCGCCAATCACGTGATGATGACCGGCGAGGCGGTCGAAGTCTTCAGCGGCGAGGTCGAGGTCGGCGACGGCGAACTGGTGCCCGTCACGGCCTAG